CTGCCCGCTACGCCCGATAGCCTGGGCCAGATTGTCCTCGGCAACGGCGATGTCGATCGTATGGGTGTCTTCATCGAGAATGATTGATGCAACCTCGGCCGGCGCCATCGCATTGATAACGAACTGAGCGAGATTGTCGTCCCACAGCACGATATCGACGCGCTCACCGCCGAGCTCCCCGGATACGGCCTGAACGCGCGAGCCGCGCATGCCGATGCAGGCACCTTGCGGGTCGATACGCTTGTCCTTCGAGCGCACGGCGATCTTCGCTCGCGAGCCTGGATCACGGGCCGCACCCATCACCTCGATCAACTCTTCGGCGATTTCCGGCACTTCAATGCGGAACAACTCGATGATCATTTCCGGACAGCTACGCGACAACACCAGTTGCGGACCGCGATTCTCCGTGCGGATATCCTTGAGCAACGCACGGATACGCGTGCCGGTACGGAATGTCTCGCGCGGGATCATTTCTTCACGCGGCAATACCGCTTCAGCGTTGTTGCCGAGATCGACGATGACGCTGTCGCGGGTGACCTTCTTCACGGTACCGCTGATGATTTCGCCAAGACGGTCGCGGTAGGCATCGACGACCTGGGCACGCTCTGCTTCGCGCACCTTCTGCACGATAACCTGCTTGGCGATCTGCGCAGCGATACGGCCGAATTCGACCGAGTCGATCTTCTCTTCGATCACATCGCCGTAGTTCAGAGATTCATCACGAGCTTGCGCCTGGTCGAGCGTCAACTGCATGTCAGGCTCTTCGAAGTCCTCGTCGCGCACCACGGTCCAGCGGCGGAAGGTGTCGTAGGCGCCGGTGCTGCGGTTGATCACCACACGAACGTCGACCTCGTCTTCGTAGCGCTTCTTGGTGGCCGTAGCCAACGCCAGTTCCAGGGCTTCGAATATCACCCCGGGTGGTACGCCTTTCTCATTGGAAACGGATTCCACAACCAGCAGCACTTCTTTGCTCATCGTATGCCTCGCCTAACGCCATCCATTGGGGCCACTGGAGCCCGAACTATGCTCAAAACCGCGGGATGATATTGCTCTTGTCGATCGAGTCGATGGGCAGGAGGTACTCATGATCCTCTACCTGCAATACGACTTCGTCGCCTTCTACACCGCGTATGACACCCTGAAAATTCCGCCGCCCTTCATAGGGGACGCGCAATCTGATCTTGGCCTGCTCGCCGATACTTTCGGCGAACTGCTCAAGCGTGAACAACGGCCGATCCATACCCGGTGAGGAAACCTCAAGGGTGTAGTCGCCCGAAATCGGATCTTCCACATCAAGCACGGCACTAGCCTGGCGGCTGACCGCGGCGCAGGCCTCGACGCTGACACCTTCGGGATGATCGATATACACACGTAGCAACGTATGGCGTCCCTGGGACAGATATTCGATACCCCAACAACGATAGCCCAAAGCCTCGACAATCGGGGCCAACAAGGCCTCCAACTCGGATACTTTGCCGGACAAATTCACCGTCCTTTCATCGCATGAATAAAAAATGGGCCTAAAGCCCATCCTGGTTCTGGCCACTCCAAAAGGAGTCCAGACAGCTAACAAAAAGCCCCTGAAAAGGGGCCTTGACTGGTTGCGGGGGCAGGATTTGAACCTACGACCTTCGGGTTATGAGCCCGACGAGCTACCAGACTGCTCCACCCCGCGTCGAATCTAGGGCAAGAATTATACGCCCCGCTGTCGAACAAGACAACCGGCATACCTGACCCTGAAAACAAGCAGGGCCTGCACGAGGCAGGCCCTGTCTGATTGGTGCGGAAGATGGGACTCGAACCCATACACCCGGAGGCACTACCCCCTCAAGATAGCGTGTCTACCAATTCCACCACTTCCGCAAAACTGTGAGGCTTACTCGACGGCAGGAACATCATCCGTCGCAGGGGCCTGAGGAACCTGCTCTTCAAGAACAGGTATATCTTCGCTGACCACCGGTGCGACAGGCGCTGCCGGTGCGCTTCGCAGGGCCGGATCGGGAAGACCGGCATCACGAATCTGGTTCGCCTGGTGGCTGGCATAATAGGCCAGACCCAACGAAGTCAGAAAGAATACAGTCGCCAGCACGGCTGTCAAGCGGCTAAGAAAAGTAGCCGAACCCTGACTGCCAAATACCGTGCCAGACGCACCGGAGCCGAAGGATGCGCCAGCGTCGGCACCCTTGCCCTGCTGCATCAGCACCAGGCCGACCAGAGCAATCGCCACCAACAGGTGCACTACAACGACTACGGTTTCAATCATTACACTCGTCCTGCGGCGCGAGCGATCGCGCCAAAATCATCTGCATTGAGAGAAGCTCCACCGACCAGCCCCCCATCGATATCCGGCATGGCAAACAGCGCCTCGGCGTTATCGGCCTTTACACTGCCGCCATACACAATCTGTACGCACTGGGCCTGCTCATCATCGAGCATCGCCAATCGGGCGCGGATCATACCATGAACTTCCTGCGCCTGCTCGGGCGAAGCGGTCAGACCTGTACCGATGGCCCATACCGGCTCATACGCAACGACACCTTGAGCCAGACCACCGACACCGAACGCGTCCAGAACGATCTGCAGCTGGCGGCCTACCACCTCGGCCGTCTCACCAGCGTCACGCTGCTCACGGGTCTCCCCAACACAGAGCACCGGGCGTAGCCCGCATGCCAATGCGGCGGCGAACTTCTGGCGAACCTGTTCGTCAGTTTCGCCAAACAGGCTACGACGCTCCGAATGGCCAACAAGGACGTATTCACACCCGGCATCACGCAGCTGAGCGGGCGATATTTCACCGGTCAACGCGCCAGGCTCGGCCTGTGCAGCGCAACTCTGACCGGCAAGTCGAATCGGCGAACGTTCCAACGCCTCGCGGCATTGCTGGATGAACAGTGCTGGAGGAGCGATCATCAGATCGACATGTTCCGGCCAATCCTGCTGGTTAAGACCAGCGAGCAGGGACTCCACCGAGTGGCGCGTCCCGTGCATTTTCCAGTTTCCCGCGACCAGCGAACGTCGCATGCCTACCTCTCAGCCCAAGCGGGCGCCAATGTTAACCAAGTTGCCCAAGTGAAACAACGACTTTTTCAGGGCGCCGCAAACAGCCGTCGCACCTGTTCAGCCAACCCCTCGGCCTCGTTTCGAACCTGCTCGGCGTCCTGACCTTCGACCATGACACGGATCAGCGGCTCGGTACCTGAAAGACGCAACAGCACCCGGCCGGTTTCCCCCAGACGCGCTTCGGTTTCGGCAACGGCCTGCTGCAGTTGCGGATCGGTCAGAGGCGACTGAGCGCCCTTCTGATAGCGCACATTGATCAACTTCTGCGGGCACTTGCGCATCCGCTCGCAAGCCTCGTCAAGGCGAAGCCCTGAACGCTGAAGCGCCTTGAGTATCTGGAGCGCCGCGATGATTCCATCTCCTGTCGAGGTATGGTTCAGACAGAGGATGTGTCCGGAGGATTCACCGCCGAGCAGCCAGCCCCGCTCCCGCAGCTCCGACATCACGTAGCGGTCGCCGACCTTGGCGCGTACGAAGGGCACATCCAGTTCCCGTAGACCCAGCTCCAGACCAAGGTTGCTCATCAGCGTACCCACCACACCGCCGTTGAGCAGACCGCGCTCATGCATGTCACGTGCAATGATGTACACCAGCTCATCACCGTCGACTTCATTACCCCTGCTGTCGACCATCATCACCCGATCACCATCCCCGTCAAAGGCGATACCCATATCCGCACCCGTCTCCACCACCCGCTGGCTGAGCGCGCGCAGATCGGTCGACCCCACCTCGGCGTTGATATTCAGCCCGTCCGGCTGCGCGCCTATGACATCGACCTCTGCACCGAGTTCGCGGAACACGTTTGGCGCAACCTTGTAGGTCGCGCCGTGCGCGCAGTCGAGCACCAGCCGGAATTCACGGAAGCGCGTGCTGGTCGGCACACTGCTCTTGCAGTATTCGATGTAACGGCCCGATGCGTCCTCGACCCGGGCAACCTTGCCCAGCTCGTCGGAGCCGACCAACTCCATCTGCGCCTCGACCAGCCGCTCGATCTCGAGCTCAAGGTCGTCCGGGAGCTTGCTGCCATCGACCGAAAAGAACTTGATGCCGTTATCGTAGTAGGGGTTGTGCGATGCACTGATCACGATGCCGGCGTCAGCCTGAAAGGTTCGCGTGAGATAGGCAATGGCAGGAGTGGGCATCGGACCGAGCAGCTGCACCTGGGCTCCGGCGGCCGAGAGGCCTGCCTCCAGTGCCGACTCGAACATGTAACCCGAAATCCGCGTGTCCTTGCCGATCAGTACCCGGCACTGGCCGTGCCGTTTGAATGCCATGCCCACGGCCCAGCCGAGCTTGAGCATGAAGTCGGGTGTAATAGGATATTGGCCGACGCGGCCTCGTATGCCGTCGGTACCGAAATAGCGCTTTTCCATTTCGCTGTCCTGTAATGTGTTGCTGTGGTGTTTTAGCGGGCGGACAGCACCGCTTCGATCATGCGCACCGCATCGACCGTTTCGGCGACATCGTGCACGCGAATAATTCTAGCCCCTTTGGCAACGGCCAGCGCTGCCAGGGCGACGCTACCGTACAGACGCTCGTTCACTGGACGGTCCAGGACCTGGCCAATCATGCTCTTGCGTGACACGCCCACGAGAATCGGTAATCCCGCAGGCTGCAGCCTCTCCAGCTCGGCGAACAGCTGCAGATTGTGATCGAGGGATTTACCGAAACCGAAGCCCGGGTCGAGTACGATGCGAGAACGGTCAATACCTGCCGTTTCGCACGCCACTACCCGAGACGCGAGGAACGCGCTGACTTCATCGAGTACCGAAGCGTAAACGGGCGCCTGCTGCATTGTCTCGGGTTCGCCCTGCATGTGCATTAGACACACAGGCAGACCGGAGTCTGCGGCAGCGAGGAGCGCACCGGATCGGCGCAGCGCCCGAACGTCGTTGATGAATCCGGCGCCGACCGCCGCGGCCTCGGTCATCACCTGCGCGGTACTGGTATCGACCGATATGACAACGTCCAGACGGCTTGCGACGGCTTCGACCACCGGCACGACCCGGTCGAGTTCCTCCTGTACCGAGACAGCCGCAGCGCCAGGACGCGTCGACTCGCCGCCCACGTCGACCATGGTTGCACCCGCAAGACACATGCGCTCGGCATGCTTTAGCGCCTCGTCAAGCCGACCATAACGGCCGCCATCGGAGAACGAATCAGGGGTAACGTTGAGGATGCCCATGACATGGGCTCTGGAAAGATCAAGCTCCCGACTGCCACACGGCAACCGGGAGCTTGCTAGGCGGGACTGCATTTGTATCAGTGCTCTCCGGCTGGCCCGCCGATGACGCCACCGTCCGAGGGCTTATCGCGGCCTGGCCGCGGCTCGTCAGCAGGATCCTCCGACTCCACCGGCGCGCTCGGACCCTGCCGGTCGTCGCCGCTCCATCCCTTCGGCTCGCGAGGCGGCCTGCCGGACATGATGTCATTGATCTGCTCGGTGTCGATGGTTTCATACTTCATCAACGCCTCGGCCATCAGATCGAGCTTGTCACGGTTTTCTTCCAGCAGCCGACGCGCGGTGGCGTAGCAGTCATCGATGATGCTGCGCACTTCCTGGTCAATCATCTTCGCCGTTTCGCCGGATATGTTGCCATTCTGGCCGCCGCCAGCGCGACCCAGGTAGCCCTCATTCTCATCTTCGCCATACATCAGCGGACCGAGCTTTTCGGACAGACCCCACTTGGTCACCATGTTCCGCGCAAGCTGAGTCGCCCGCTGGATGTCGTTCGACGCGCCGGTCGTTACACCCTCGAATCCCAGCGTCATCTCTTCGGCGATACGGCCTCCGAACAGCGAACAGATCTGACTGTTCAGCGCACGCTTGGACAAGCTGTAGCGATCCTCCTCGGGGAGGAACATGGTGACACCCAGCGCACGGCCGCGCGGGATGATCGACACCTTGTAGACCGGGTCGTGCTCGGGCACGAGCCGACCGACGATCGCATGCCCCGACTCGTGATAGGCCGTATTGAGCTTCTCCTTGTCCGACATGACCATGGATTTGCGCTCGGCGCCCATCATGATCTTGTCCTTGGCCATCTCGAATTCGTTCATCTCGACAAGGCGCTTGCCGGCGCGGGCAGCAAACAATGACGCCTCATTGACGAGGTTCGCCAGATCTGCACCGGAGAAGCCAGGCGTCCCGCGAGCGATATTGCCAGGCACCACATCGTCACCCAACGGCACCTTGCGCATGTGCACCTTGAGGATCTGTTCCCGACCACGGATATCCGGCAGGCCGACCACAACCTGACGATCGAAGCGACCCGGACGCAGCAGGGCCGGATCAAGCACATCCGGACGGTTGGTTGCTGCGATAACGATGATGCCATCGTTCGCTTCGAAGCCGTCCATTTCGACAAGCAACTGGTTCAGAGTCTGTTCACGCTCGTCATGACCGCCGCCCATACCGGCGCCACGATGACGCCCGACCGCATCGATCTCATCGATGAAGATAATGCAGGGCGCGTGCTTCTTCGCCTGATCAAACATGTCGCGGACACGGCTTGCACCGACACCGACGAACATTTCCACGAAGTCAGAGCCGGAGATGGTGAAGAACGGAACCTTGGCCTCGCCCGCAACGGCCTTGGCGAGCAAGGTCTTACCGGTACCGGGCTGACCCACCATCAGTACACCACGGGGAATATGACCACCCAGGCGCTGAAACTTGCCGGGATCGCGCAGGAAGTCGACCAGTTCGCTGACTTCCTCCTTGGCCTCGTCGCAACCTGCCACATCGCCGAAAGTGGTTTTGACCTGATCTTCAGACAGCATGCGGGCCTTGCTTTTGCCGAAACTCATCGGACCGCCACGGCCACCGCCGCCGCCCTGCATCTGACGCATGAAGAACATGAAAATGGCGATGATGATCAGTATCGGGAAGCTGGCTATCAGCAACTGCGTCCAGATGCTCTGCTGCTCGGGCTGCTTGCCTTCGATGATCACTTCATTGTCGAGAAGATCGCCGATCAGGCCGCTATCCTGGATTGCAGGGCGGATCGTGGTGAAATTGGTACCGTCGCGACGCTTGCCAGTGATCTCGAAGCCGTCCACCGTGACGCGCTCAACCTGACGATCCTCGACCAGTTCAAGGAACTGGGTGTAGTTGAGAGTATTGGGCTCAGCGGGACTGCTGAAGTTGTTCATGACCGTGACCAGCACGGCGGCAATGATCAACCACAGAATGAGGTTCTTCGCCATGTCGTTCAAATTGCTACCCTCTTGCTTGGCCGCCTGGACGACTGAGCCTGACTGAAATCATAGAGATATGACACGTTCTACCTTACACGAGTTTCCACCCGGGCGGCAGATTCGCCTGTGTAACGCCCTGTGTCGCCGCTCTAACCCTTGAACCCGCGTGCCAGAAGATACGTCTCGCGCGATCGGTCCCGTGATGCACCCGGTTTGCGCGTCATCAACTTGTCGAACTGATCGCGCATCTGACGGAAATACTCGTCGAAGCCTTCGCCATGGAACACCTTGATCAGCAGATCCCCGCCAGGCCGTAGTGTTCGGGCCGCCATGTCCAGCGCCAGCTCACACAGGTACATGGCTCGGGGCTGATCTATCGCAGGCGTACCACTCATGTTGGGGGCCATATCCGAAATTACAAGGTCGACAGGCTGACCGTCGATCGCTGCCAGGATCGACTCGAACACGGCGTCTTCGGTGAAATCACCCTGAATGAAGGTGACGTCGGCAATGCTGTCCATAGGAAGAATGTCAGAGGCGATGATTCTGCCCTTTTCACCGATCAGGCGACTGGCAACCTGCGACCACCCGCCGGGCGCAGCACCAAGATCCAGCACGGTCATTCCCGGCCGCAGCAAACGGTCCTTTTCCTGAATTTCCAGCAGTTTGTAGCTGGCACGCGAACGATACCCGTCCTTCTGTGCCTGCTTGACGTAGGGATCGTCGAAATGTTCTTTCAGCCAGCCTTTGCTGGTCTTGGATCGAGCCACGGATTACCTCGTGCAGCGGACCTTGCCGCCGGTTAAACTAGTGCGATCACTCCATCGAACGGGAACGCATACAACCATTATGGCGCTCAGCTCCGAACAGAAGAAAGCCTACAAACGTATTGGCCATCACCTCAAACCAGTGGTGCTGGTCAGTGAACAGGGAACCAGCGAAGGCGTGCTGGCCGAGATTGAACGCGCGCTCAACGACCACGAACTGATCAAGATCCGGCTGAGCGTGGCTGACCGTGAGACCAAACAGGCGCTGATCGATGAGATCTGCGCGCAGAGCGGTGCCGAGCTGGTGCAGGTGATCGGCAAGATGGCAATCCTGCTGCGCCGCAACAAGAAGGCCAATCCCAACCTGTCAAATCTGGTCCGTTACAAGGATTTCTGATCGCCATCCGAACCGCCCGACCTACCGGGCGGTTTCATCCGGACGCGGCTGCAGAACCAGTACAAGGCCAGCAAAACACAGCAGCAGGAAGCTGAACATCGCCCAGTATTCCGCTTGGAACCACCAACCGGCCGCTAGATGTGCAGCTGCCGACGCCAGAACAAGCCCCAATACCTGACCCCGCGTATCCCGCCACCAACCGGATCCCAGCGCGCTCCAACAGATGATCCCCTGAAGCAGCGCACATATGGCTGCGAAGCTTGCCACCAGGGGACGCATGAAGGCGCCTATTTCCTCTACCAGAAACGGTGCCAGGCCGAAACGCTCCAGCGCGGGCAGCAGCACAAAATGCAGCATCCAGGCCCCGCCGACCCACAACGTCTGGGCCAGCTGCCAGGCTACCCGGCCGCTACGTACCGCAGGCAGCGGGGCAGAAGCCGTCACAGATGCCGAACCTCGACAACTTCGTATTCCACCACGCCACTGGGCGTGTGGACTGCCACAACATCACCCTCTTCCTTGCCGATCAGAGCGCGAGCGATCGGGGATGTAACGTTGATCTTGCCGACCTTGATATCCGCTTCATCCTCACCCACGATCTGGTAGACAACCGATTCGTCGGTATCGACATTGGCGATCTCGACGGTGGTACCGAAGATCACCTTGCCGGTGTGCGGAATAGCTGTGACATCAATTACCTGAGCGTTACCCAGACGCCCCTCGATGTCGCGAATGCGCGCCTCGACCATGCCCTGCTGCTCACGGGCCGCGTGGTACTCGGCGTTCTCCTTGAGATCGCCTAGCTCACGGGCTTCGGCGATCGCCTGGGTAATCTGCGGCCGCATGACCGTCTTCAGATGCTTGAGCTCGTCTTCGAGCGCCTGGGCGCCCTGCCTGGTCATTGGATATTTCATCATCAGATTCCTGCGTGCAGATCCTGAAGGCGGCGCACCGTCCGTTCAGG
Above is a window of Halopseudomonas nanhaiensis DNA encoding:
- the nusA gene encoding transcription termination factor NusA, with protein sequence MSKEVLLVVESVSNEKGVPPGVIFEALELALATATKKRYEDEVDVRVVINRSTGAYDTFRRWTVVRDEDFEEPDMQLTLDQAQARDESLNYGDVIEEKIDSVEFGRIAAQIAKQVIVQKVREAERAQVVDAYRDRLGEIISGTVKKVTRDSVIVDLGNNAEAVLPREEMIPRETFRTGTRIRALLKDIRTENRGPQLVLSRSCPEMIIELFRIEVPEIAEELIEVMGAARDPGSRAKIAVRSKDKRIDPQGACIGMRGSRVQAVSGELGGERVDIVLWDDNLAQFVINAMAPAEVASIILDEDTHTIDIAVAEDNLAQAIGRSGQNVRLASQLTGWTLNVMTEEAIREKQEAETGDILRNFVEELDVDEELAQMLVEEGFTSLEEIAYVPMEEMLDIDGFDEDIVNELRARAKDRLLTRAIANEEKLEQAQPAEDLLGMEGMDRALAFQLAAKGVVTMEDLAEQSVDDLLEIEGMDEARAGELIMAARAPWFE
- the rimP gene encoding ribosome maturation factor RimP, which codes for MSGKVSELEALLAPIVEALGYRCWGIEYLSQGRHTLLRVYIDHPEGVSVEACAAVSRQASAVLDVEDPISGDYTLEVSSPGMDRPLFTLEQFAESIGEQAKIRLRVPYEGRRNFQGVIRGVEGDEVVLQVEDHEYLLPIDSIDKSNIIPRF
- the secG gene encoding preprotein translocase subunit SecG; translation: MIETVVVVVHLLVAIALVGLVLMQQGKGADAGASFGSGASGTVFGSQGSATFLSRLTAVLATVFFLTSLGLAYYASHQANQIRDAGLPDPALRSAPAAPVAPVVSEDIPVLEEQVPQAPATDDVPAVE
- the tpiA gene encoding triose-phosphate isomerase, yielding MRRSLVAGNWKMHGTRHSVESLLAGLNQQDWPEHVDLMIAPPALFIQQCREALERSPIRLAGQSCAAQAEPGALTGEISPAQLRDAGCEYVLVGHSERRSLFGETDEQVRQKFAAALACGLRPVLCVGETREQRDAGETAEVVGRQLQIVLDAFGVGGLAQGVVAYEPVWAIGTGLTASPEQAQEVHGMIRARLAMLDDEQAQCVQIVYGGSVKADNAEALFAMPDIDGGLVGGASLNADDFGAIARAAGRV
- the glmM gene encoding phosphoglucosamine mutase, coding for MEKRYFGTDGIRGRVGQYPITPDFMLKLGWAVGMAFKRHGQCRVLIGKDTRISGYMFESALEAGLSAAGAQVQLLGPMPTPAIAYLTRTFQADAGIVISASHNPYYDNGIKFFSVDGSKLPDDLELEIERLVEAQMELVGSDELGKVARVEDASGRYIEYCKSSVPTSTRFREFRLVLDCAHGATYKVAPNVFRELGAEVDVIGAQPDGLNINAEVGSTDLRALSQRVVETGADMGIAFDGDGDRVMMVDSRGNEVDGDELVYIIARDMHERGLLNGGVVGTLMSNLGLELGLRELDVPFVRAKVGDRYVMSELRERGWLLGGESSGHILCLNHTSTGDGIIAALQILKALQRSGLRLDEACERMRKCPQKLINVRYQKGAQSPLTDPQLQQAVAETEARLGETGRVLLRLSGTEPLIRVMVEGQDAEQVRNEAEGLAEQVRRLFAAP
- the folP gene encoding dihydropteroate synthase, coding for MQSRLASSRLPCGSRELDLSRAHVMGILNVTPDSFSDGGRYGRLDEALKHAERMCLAGATMVDVGGESTRPGAAAVSVQEELDRVVPVVEAVASRLDVVISVDTSTAQVMTEAAAVGAGFINDVRALRRSGALLAAADSGLPVCLMHMQGEPETMQQAPVYASVLDEVSAFLASRVVACETAGIDRSRIVLDPGFGFGKSLDHNLQLFAELERLQPAGLPILVGVSRKSMIGQVLDRPVNERLYGSVALAALAVAKGARIIRVHDVAETVDAVRMIEAVLSAR
- the ftsH gene encoding ATP-dependent zinc metalloprotease FtsH is translated as MAKNLILWLIIAAVLVTVMNNFSSPAEPNTLNYTQFLELVEDRQVERVTVDGFEITGKRRDGTNFTTIRPAIQDSGLIGDLLDNEVIIEGKQPEQQSIWTQLLIASFPILIIIAIFMFFMRQMQGGGGGRGGPMSFGKSKARMLSEDQVKTTFGDVAGCDEAKEEVSELVDFLRDPGKFQRLGGHIPRGVLMVGQPGTGKTLLAKAVAGEAKVPFFTISGSDFVEMFVGVGASRVRDMFDQAKKHAPCIIFIDEIDAVGRHRGAGMGGGHDEREQTLNQLLVEMDGFEANDGIIVIAATNRPDVLDPALLRPGRFDRQVVVGLPDIRGREQILKVHMRKVPLGDDVVPGNIARGTPGFSGADLANLVNEASLFAARAGKRLVEMNEFEMAKDKIMMGAERKSMVMSDKEKLNTAYHESGHAIVGRLVPEHDPVYKVSIIPRGRALGVTMFLPEEDRYSLSKRALNSQICSLFGGRIAEEMTLGFEGVTTGASNDIQRATQLARNMVTKWGLSEKLGPLMYGEDENEGYLGRAGGGQNGNISGETAKMIDQEVRSIIDDCYATARRLLEENRDKLDLMAEALMKYETIDTEQINDIMSGRPPREPKGWSGDDRQGPSAPVESEDPADEPRPGRDKPSDGGVIGGPAGEH
- the rlmE gene encoding 23S rRNA (uridine(2552)-2'-O)-methyltransferase RlmE; this encodes MARSKTSKGWLKEHFDDPYVKQAQKDGYRSRASYKLLEIQEKDRLLRPGMTVLDLGAAPGGWSQVASRLIGEKGRIIASDILPMDSIADVTFIQGDFTEDAVFESILAAIDGQPVDLVISDMAPNMSGTPAIDQPRAMYLCELALDMAARTLRPGGDLLIKVFHGEGFDEYFRQMRDQFDKLMTRKPGASRDRSRETYLLARGFKG
- the yhbY gene encoding ribosome assembly RNA-binding protein YhbY; translation: MALSSEQKKAYKRIGHHLKPVVLVSEQGTSEGVLAEIERALNDHELIKIRLSVADRETKQALIDEICAQSGAELVQVIGKMAILLRRNKKANPNLSNLVRYKDF
- a CDS encoding DUF4149 domain-containing protein; its protein translation is MTASAPLPAVRSGRVAWQLAQTLWVGGAWMLHFVLLPALERFGLAPFLVEEIGAFMRPLVASFAAICALLQGIICWSALGSGWWRDTRGQVLGLVLASAAAHLAAGWWFQAEYWAMFSFLLLCFAGLVLVLQPRPDETAR
- the greA gene encoding transcription elongation factor GreA; translation: MMKYPMTRQGAQALEDELKHLKTVMRPQITQAIAEARELGDLKENAEYHAAREQQGMVEARIRDIEGRLGNAQVIDVTAIPHTGKVIFGTTVEIANVDTDESVVYQIVGEDEADIKVGKINVTSPIARALIGKEEGDVVAVHTPSGVVEYEVVEVRHL